The Microcoleus sp. FACHB-672 sequence GAGGGCGAACCTCTGAATTGTCAGCCGTTGGGCTGCTACCAGCGGCTCTACAGGGCATTGATATCCATGCCATGCTGGCTGGGGCTAAGGAAATGGACGCTGCCACCAGAAAGCCTCAAATTAAGGGAAATCCAGCGGCTCTGTTAGCCCTATCTTGGTACTATGCCGGCAACGGAAAGGGCGAAAAAGACATGGTTGTGCTGCCCTATAAGGACAGTCTGCTCCTGTTCAGCCGGTATCTGCAACAGCTGGTTATGGAATCGCTAGGTAAAGAAAAAGACCTGGATGGTAACATTGTTCATCAAGGCATTGCAGTCTATGGCAACAAAGGCTCAACCGATCAACACGCTTATGTGCAGCAACTACGCGATGGGGTGCCAAATTTCTTCCTTACGTTTATTGAGGTCTTAGAAGACCGGCAAGGCCCATCACCAGAAGTAGAACCGGGCATCACATCGGGAGACTATCTGTGTGGCTTCCTTTTGGGCACCCGGCAAGCGCTTTACGAAAATCAGCGTGATTCAATTACCGTGACGATTCCTCAGGTAAATCCCCGCACAGTTGGTGCCTTAATTGCCCTGTACGAACGAGCCGTGAGTTTGTATGGGTTTCTGGTGAATGTTAATGCCTATCACCAACCGGGCGTAGAAGCCGGTAAAAAAGCCGCTGCAGTCATCCTCGATCTGCAGAAACGCGTATTACAAGTGCTGCAAACTGAAAGTCAACCCCTTTCCCTAGAAGCCATAGCCGACAAAGCCAATGCACCTGACCAGATCGAGGCGATTTACAAAATCCTACGCCATCTAGCGGCTAACGACCGGCAAGGCGTCAAATTGCATGGCACTCTTGGCGAACCCGCTAGTTTAAAGGTAGTTGTGACTTAGGACAGGTGTTTATTCCGCTACAGTTGACCTAGTCTAGAAGTGGAAACTCGGCTTTTTTAGATTTTGGATTTTGGATTTTGGATCAACCAAAAATTCAAAATCCAAAATTTAAAATCTAAAATCCTTATGTTTGCTGTCTGCGCCCCATGCCCTTGACAATTCTTGTTGTTGATGACGATCCAGGTACTCGTCTGGCCATCAGCCATTACCTTGAGATGTCTGGCTACTCAGTGATCACAGCTGAGAATGGTCAAGAAGCCTTGAAAATGGTTGATGAATACCAGCCGCATTTGATGGTGACAGACATCATCATGCCTCGGATGGATGGCTATCAACTGGTACGGCAAGTCCGCCAAAGGCCGGCTTTTCGCTTGTTGCCAGTTATTTTCTTAACCGCTCGTACCAATACCGAGGAACGAATTCGCGGCTACCAATTAGGGTGTGACATTTATTTGCCAAAACCCTTTGAATTGGATGAGTTGGGAGCAGTTATTCGCAATCTCTTGGAGCGATCACAGTTAATTCAATCTGAGTGGCGGTTCTCTTATCCAGATACCTTGCGCTCTCCAAATGGTTCGGTGCTGCCATCGCACCTCCCTCAAGCCGAGGCATCTGAGGCTAAGCCAATCCCCGCAACTGATAGCGAGCCGGTGCTTCCTCTCACCCAAAGAGAACAAGAAGTTTTGGATTTACTAACGGTTGGTCTTTCTAACGTTCAAATTGGCGAGTGTCTCCACCTCAGTCCCCGCACTGTGGAAAAGTACGTTAGCAGTCTTCTGAGAAAAACCTCAACCAGTAACCGAGCAGAACTGGTTCGTTTTGCAATGGAGCATCATTTAGTAAAGTAGCTAAGGGCTAATGGTTAATTGCTAATTGCCATCAATTATGAACAATTAGCAATTAGCCCTTAGCCCTTGAGTTTGATGCTTGATTGTTAATAATGTACTGTAATAGACCCTGACAGGCATCTGAAAGCAAATCAATGACATAGTTAAAGCCGTCGGAGCCACCATAATAGGGATCGGGTACTTCTTTGTCCTTATGCTGGGTGCAAAAGTCACACATCATTCTAACTTTGTCTCGATATTTGCCGGCAGGATCTAAGGAAATAATATCTCGGTAATTCTCCCCATCCATTGCCAAAATTAAATCAAATTGTTCAAAGTCTATTTTCTGAAATTGACGCGCTTCACCTAAAAATTTCATCCCCCGCTGACTGGCAGCCGCAACCATGCGCCGATCAGGTGGGTTACCAACGTGATAGCTAGCAGTGCCGGCAGACTCACAAATAATCTGCTCGCTCAAATCTGCTTCTGCAATCAGGTGGTTCATGATATTCTCGGCTGCCGGTGAACGGCAAATATTTCCAAGGCAAACGAATAAAAGTTTGTAGGGCATTCGTAAATATCTCTGGTTCTATAGATGAAAGTGTCAGTGTTGGTTTTTCCCAAGTATCTATTAACGCCCCAGAGCGGTTGCAAAAAAGCCAAAAGCAGGATGGGCTAATATCTAAAGTGCTTGGGGTCTTCAGGCTAAGTTGGGCGACGAAATTATACCATCTTATCTCTTAGATTCGAGCTAGAGCGTCATTTGCCCTGTTTTTCCATTGTTTGGAAACTTACTACAAAATGGAAGGTGCCGCGTTTGCCCGCTCGTTGTGTCTTTCCGGTTGTTGGAAAATTAGAGAATATAAAAACCCTAGCTAGAGTGTAGGCACTCGCTGCTAATCTTGACCGACCATACACAAGAGTGCGACGCTTTTGCAGGTGCGCGGCTTAGTGTACGACCCCATCGGTTTTTATAGGAAATTGCTTGATGTTTAAAAGCAAACGTGGAATTTACCAAACCCGCCGTCCATTCCCCAAACCACTAGCGATCCTCTTGTCGATCCCTGTGGCGCTCATTGTCTTAGAAATACTGCTCCGCATTTTGACGGCAATTACCGGCTTTAGTGATGAATTGGCCGGTTATGAAGCTGAACGTAAAATAGTCACTGCGTATCGGCTCAAATTTCTCAACCAAGCACAAGTCCCCTATGATGGACTCTCGAATAGGGGATCTTTGATCGCTCAAGGAAATGAGCTGCTCGGTTACAAACTTGCGAAGAACCAACAGAGCGATTTTTGGCGCATTAATGAGCAAGGCTTTCGGGCTGATGAGCCGGTGGCATTACAAAAGCCTCCGGGTGAAATTAGAATATTTGTTTTAGGGGGAGCTGCGGCTTTTGGCTACCTCAGTTTAAACAATCAAACGACCTTGGCCGGCCAACTTGAACAGCGTCTAAACCAACAGACAGGGAAGCAACAGCCCAACTCAGAGAAAACTCCCTCGGAAAACGAACAAGGGGATACATCGGCTTCTTCCGTCCCAATACGGCAGGGTCAGTATCGCGTCATTAATGCTGGCGTACCGGGTTATACCTCAGGTAATGAAGCCGTTCAATTAGCCCTCGATATTTTGGCCTACAAACCCGATCTAATCTTGGTTTTGAATGGATATGAAGACTTGATGTTACCCAGCACCCAGCAAGGCGCTGATATTCCTGGCGTACAGACCTTCCTGCAAAATGCTTCCACTCATTTCTCAGCCTCTGTAACTCAGGGATGGCAAAATTGGATCACTCAAAGTTATCTCCTTAAAGGAGTCCAATACTGGATCTTGCGGCCCCATGAAGCTCCGCTTAAAAACTACGCCAACCAATTGAGTCTAGTTGCCGACAATTCTGTACTTCCTCCAGCCAAACACTTAGCCGGTGATACTGAGGAACTGCAACGTCGGGTGGGCCGGTACCGGCATCATCTCCAGCAAATGGCTCGTCTAACGGCAGCCGCGAATGTTCCGTTAATTGTGGCGGTTCAGCCGGAAATTACGGGCCGGGGGCAAAATAATCCCATTCCCGACGAGCGGGAGATTTTAGATCAGCTAGGAAAATCCTACGCTCAAGGCGTGGAAGCAGGATTTTCACAGTTAGGGGCAGTTGTTAAGGATGTAGAGCGAGAATTTCCCAAGAATGTGACGGCGCTGAACCTCTACAATTTCTATGCAGACTTTCGCGATCCAGCTTTTCAGGATGCGGTTCATTTGTCCGATGTTGCCAATACAGAACTTGCCAACCGCCTATCTGAGAGCGTCAGTAAGGCGTTGCAAACACAGACGAAACCCCAAAATTAGCCCAGTGAAGTAGGCTAGGGGCAACAGGAGCGGGAAATGCTGTTAATAGCAACACTAGGCGCTCGGTATTTCTACCGGCTGAGCGCAGGTTTGATGGTAGATTAGGGTGCGGGTTTGACTCATCGCTCAGCCAGCGCAAGGACGGTTGGGCAAATGAGAACTGCTGGCGAGTCAGAGAAGATATCTCAGGGTGAGTCTCGCCAGCGATGTGAGCCGGATTATATAACCACTTCCAGACTAGAAACGTGATTGATGCCTTGGCAAGCGCGAAGAGACTTGTTACAGACCAGGCAGATTAAGTCCCCCTGTCAACTCTTCCATGCGCTCTCGCATGGTTGTCGTGGATTTGTTGTAGGCATCTTGCATCGCGATGGTGACAAGTTCAGACACAACATCTGCGCCTTCACCCAGAGCATCCGGTGAAATCACCACCCCACGGGGTTCTTGATTTCCACTCACAATAACTTTGACCAAACCGCCGCCGGCTTGTCCCTCGATTTCCATTTGATCGAGTTCTTCTTGGAGCTTTTTAGCTCCTTCTTGTACCTGCTGGGCTTTTTTAAAAGCTTCGGTCAGCTCTTTCATTTTCCCCAGACCGAAGCCAAATCCCTGTCCTTTTGACATAATTTCTAAACTCTGAATGGATTAGGGTTGCATTTGACAGACTGCCGTTTCAGCGCTTTGCGCTTGAGCGGGCAGACAAAGAGGTCAATTTGAATGCTGTCACTACAGACTTCTTGTTGTCAGGCATTCAATTGCTCGCGCACTTTGACTTTTACGCCGGCAGATGAAGATCCACAAAGGCGTGGACTGGCTGCTTCAATTGACAAGAAGCCCCAGCCAAAGAGCCGGTGATTGCTCCAGATACTCATGTTATCAACTGTGACGCCTGATAGGAGCGCGACCCGTCAAAAGAAAGTGAAAAGTTAAAAGTGGGTAGGGTCGCCCCCACTCACTCAGATGGCGTAGATATCCGACTTGCCGCTCACTAAATCGGTTGAAATTCTCCGAGTATTTTAACTTCTGGTTCTAAACACAAAGACCAACGCTGTTCCACCTGCTCCTGAACGTAACGGATCAGTTGGAATATCTCATTTGCGGTGGCTCCGCCACAGTTAAGAATAAAATTAGCATGGCGCTGGGCGACTTGAGCGCCTCCAATTTGATATCCTTTCAGACCGGCTTGCTCAATTAACCAAGCGGCTTTGAGGGGATTGGGATTGCGAAAAACACTGCCACAGCTAGGCAAATGGTAGGGTTGAGTGGTTTGTCGTTCCTTGAGATGTTGCGCCGTTATCGCCATCACCTTTGCCGGCTCTGCTCCAGGCCGCAGTTGAAACGTCGCTTGGCTAACTAAGCGATCGCCGCCTTGGAGTTGGGAACTGCGGTAGCTATAGCCTAGGTCTGGGGCGGTGAGAATGTCTACTGTGCCGCTCGGCGAAAAGACATGAGCGTTCACTAAAATCTCGGCAGTACAGCCGCCGTGGGCACCGGCATTCATCACCACAGCCCCCCCAACGGTGCCAGGAATTCCCACCGCCCACTCTAGCCCTTCCCAGCCCCGCTCTGCAGCTTGCCAAGCAAGGCGAACAAGTGGTTCGCCGGCTGCAGCGGTCACTTGGCCGGTTTCTGCATCAAAGTGAGAGTGGCGCAGGTGGCGAGTGCAAATCACTAAGCCGTCTAGGCCGTGATCGCTCACCAATAAATTAGAACCGGCACCCAACAAAGTAATGGGCACACCTTCAGCAACCGCCCACTCGAAACTTGCTTGCAAGTCGTCCAAGTGGCGGGGCGCAATGTACCATTCAGCAGGGCCGCCTACGCGAAAGGAGGTTAGAGTTGCCAGGGAAACTTGAGACTTAATTTGACAATTCGTTCCTGGCAGGGAAATTGGCGAATCTGGTTTCAAAAAATTGGCCTCGGGAGTGGCAGTCACACTAGCAGTTTTGAAAACACTAGGAGGATCATAGGAAAGAGTCATGATAATTTAGGTGCTTAAATTCCTATAGACCTACATTCTGAAAGCGGGTAAACAAGCGTTTTTTTTGCTTGTATCAGGGCGCAAGAAACGGATGTTTCAGCAGCTCAGGCGCGACGGTGCGCTTCGTGAGACCGTTCCTGCTCTGACTTTTCATAAAAAGTCATGACCTCTGGAATGATCTGATTTAGATTACCCGCTCCCAGAAATAAGGCAACATCGCCGGGGAGGAGCGTTTCTGTGAGAAACGCACAAACTGACTGTAAAGACGGTTGATAGTGTACCTGATGATGGTAAGTGGCAATTAAATCGGCAACTTGCTGACCGCTCACTTGCCCTAAGTCTGGTTCACCGGCGCTATAGATATTCGTAAGAACAACGATATCGGCATCGCTAAAAGACTGAGCGAATTCTTGCAAGAAGGTGAGGGTGCGGCTGTAGCGGTGGGGTTGAAAGATCGCCACAACCCGTCCGTTCGATTTGCCATTATGGTTTTTGGTGGAACTGGCTTCGCGATCCTTTGCTCGCAGACTCGCTGCTGCTAAGGTGACGCGGAGTTCGCTAGGGTGGTGGGCGTAGTCATCGACAAATAAAATGTCGTTGTGTTCGCCTCGAACTTCAAAACGACGCCGTGCTCCTTCAAACGTGGCGACCGCACCGGCGATCGCGGCAAAGTCTAACCCTAATAACCGACCGACTGCGACCGCTGCCAGGGCGTTGCTGAGGTTATGCCGGCCTAGCAATTTCAAGTTCAGCTGCCCCAAGATTTCCCCGCGTTCCCACACTCTGGCCGTGGTGCCATCTGCGCGGGTGGCAATACAATCAACGGTATAGTCAGCTCCTGTCTCTGGCTCTAAGCTATAGCTAATTTTTGGTTTTAGGTTATCTCTTACCGTGAGGCAGTCAATACAGCCCACTAAGGTTTGGCAGCGCCCCTCAAAAATTTTGAAGGTGGCTATTACTTCATCGAGGCTGGCGTAGTGATCTGGGTGATCGAGTTCGATATTTGTCACAACGCCGATTTGGGCTGAAAGCTTGACGAGAGAACCGTCTGATTCGTCTGCTTCTGCAACTAAATACGGCCCTTCTCCCAGTCGGGCGTTGCCTTCCCACGCTTTGACTTCTCCGCCCACCACGATGGTTGGATCTAAACCGGCCTGCATCAGCACGTACCCGATCAAGCTACTTGTTGTTGTTTTCCCGTGGGTGCCGGCTACAGCAATGCTTTGGTACTCTTTGATCAGGGCTGCCAGTAAATCTGAGCGGTGGAAAATCGGACACCCCAAGTCAATCGCCGCTTGATATTCGGCGTTGCCTGAGTGAATTGCTGTTGAGCAGATTACTTGGGGTAAGTTTGCCGGCGGCTTGCCAACCTTTGATGTGCTCTCCAGCGTTGTGGTTGCTGCTGCCGCGCCCTGCTTAGAACTCTCGCTCACACCGGCAGGTGCAAACGTTGCTCCAGTTTGATCGCTTGCCGGCTGAAAAAATTCTAAATTACTTGCGTCTTGACGCCAAAAAATATGAGCGCCAGTTTCCTGCAACCGTTGAGTAATATGGCTAGATTTAAGATCCGAGCCATATACGGGCAGCTGACGCTTAGCTAGAATATAAGCGAGGGCTGACATTCCTATTCCGCCGATTCCGATGAAATGGAATGGCCTGCCGCTGAAATCTACAGAACTCAGCATTTTTAGCTCCTTACACACCACACCACGCCAATAACACGCGATATCATATCAGGAATTCCTTTTTCCCGATACAACCCGGGATAGATTTAGAGAAGTCCCAAAGTTTCGTTTCTCACTTTAGAGCAATGACGGCACAGATGATCTAGCTCTGAGACGCTCATTTGTCTATAGCGAGTGTATTTATCTTGACTGTTTAACTTACATCTGTTGTCCTAGCATTTCCTGAAAAAACAATGATGCCAATAGCATCAGAAATCAGGAACTTGGATTTCTTCAAAAGCGGTATTGGTGGCTTCTGAGAAACAACTGTCAGATATCAGCGCTACTAAAGTTATAAATCTGAGTATTTGAGAGGTATCCGGACGAGCCGGTAATCTAGAGGTTATTTTCGTCACAGGGAGGGAAAATGGCTATATTTATCAAACGCTTTGGCGAAATCCAGCGTTCGAGACTGCGGTGATGAAGGGTGGTTGTGAAGGTTTAGGTACGCAGAAAGTCGCAGTTTTTGGCGGCACCTTCGATCCAGTTCATTTAGGGCATCTGTTAATTGCCCAGACTGCCTCGAGTCAGATGGATCTTGATCGGGTGATTTGGGTTCCCACTCGCTACCCTCCCCATAAATGTTCACAATCATTGGTTGAGTTTGAGCATCGCTTGGAAATGGTGCGGCAGGCAATCGCAGATAATCCGGCGTTTGTTGTTTCGCCGGTAGAAATTAATCGCACCGGCTCTTCGTATGCTATCCAAACTTTCATTGAGCTTCAGGCACTCTATCCTGCGATTCAATGGTACTGGATTGTTGGGGCGGACGCATTCCAAACACTGCCCAAATGGCAATGCCGGGACATTCTAGCTGCGTCTGTTGAGTGGTTGGTAGCACCCCGACTGATGCGAGGGAGTGCTGCTGGAGAGGTCGGTGAGACCGGCTGGAGCGATGGGATTTACTTGGAGACTCAGATACTTTGCCAACAAGTGGCCAATCATCTGGCTCATACGTCTATGCCGGTGCGCTGGCAAGTTCTGCAATCGCCTTTGGTGGCAGTCTCGTCAAGTTTGATTCGTCAGTTTTGCCGCGAACACCGCTCAATCCGTTACTTAGTGCCGGAAGCGGTCAGAATTTACATTGAAGCGGAAAACCTTTATCAGTCCGAAGTTGATCGTTAATTATTCATTCGGATAATATGCCAAGCATTACTGAGGTAAATTCGTTTTATCTATTGATTACGCTTGAGTAATTTTTTATCGTTAAAAATTCATAGCCGCTAAAAATGCATTGATCTCGGTTGGGCCTGCTGGGAGTGCCGGCCAACCAAAATAGCCTGAGCTGTGCGCCCTAGCCAAGTTAAAACCGACCACTTCTTGTTTAAAAAGATGGAGAGCATAGAGGGTACTCTTTTGTGGTATCTTCAACACCAAGTCCCAAAATATAGGCTGGGGCGAACTAGGTATCTATTAAGAAAACAAAGGGGCAAGACGCAGTGATTAGAGTCGCGATCAACGGGTTTGGACGCATCGGACGTAACTTCATGCGCTGCTGGATTGGCAGAACCAACAGCCAACTTGAAGTCGTTGCTATCAACGACACTTCTGACCCAAAAACCAACGCTCACTTGCTGAAATACGACACGATGTTGGGCAAGTTGGACGCCGATATTAGTGCCGATGACAACTCCATTACCGTCAACGGTCATACAGTTAAATGTGTATCAGATCGCAACCCTTTAAACTTGCCCTGGGCTGAATGGGGAATTGACTTGATCATTGAAGCGACCGGCGTGTTTATTGACAATGCCGGTGCCTCGAAGCACATAGAAGCTGGAGCTAAGAAGGTACTGATTACAGCGCCGGGGAAAGGCTCAGACATCGGCACCTATGTGATGGGCGTCAATGACAACGAATACGAACACGATAAGTTCAACGTCCTGAGCAATGCCAGTTGTACAACCAACTGCTTGGCACCTGTGGTCAAGGTGTTGCACGAGAACTTCAATATTATCAAAGGGACGATGACCACCACCCACAGCTATACCGGGGATCAGCGGCTGCTAGATGCTAGCCACCGGGATGTGCGACGTGCACGGGCTGCGGCAATGAACATTGTGCCTACCACCACCGGCGCTGCGAAAGCGGTTGCTTTGGTAATTCCAGAAATGAAGGGCAAGCTGAATGGCATTGCTCTGCGAGTGCCAACACCGAACGTGTCGGTTGTGGATTTGGTGGCTCAAGTTGAGAAACGGACGTTCGCTGAAGAAGTCAATGAAGCGCTGCAACACGCGGCACAAGGTCAACTCAAAGGCATTTTGGAATACAGCGATCTCCCCCTGGTTTCTTGTGACTATAAAGGGAATGATGCTTCTTCCATCGTGGATGCTAGCCTGACAATGGTCATGGATGGCGACATGGTGAAGGTTATTGCCTGGTATGACAACGAGTGGGGCTACAGCCAACGCGTTGTCGATCTCGCTGAATTGGTCGCTCAGAAGTGGGTTGCTTAGGAAGTTGGATGCCGGATTTAAATTTTTAAACCGTTGATTCCGTAAGTGAAACTTAAATGACGAGCGTAGCACATTCAAGTTTCACCTACGTCCGCAGATAAACGCAGATATTTCTAAATGTGGTTAAATATCTGCGTTTCTGTTTATTCGGGTTCGTAAAAATTTAAAATTAGAAATGTTTAAATCCTTGGTTAAGAGTCAGTTGCTGAGCGGGATAAATACCGGCATTGTCTATTAGCCAAACACCAGCTTGTGAAGAAATTGTTCCGACAATAGCTGCACCGGCACCCAATTGATTTAGCAATTTCTGAGCAACTGCTGCCGGCAGGCAAAGCACGAGTTCAAAGTCTTCTCCGCCATATAACGCCCATTCTAAGGCGCGATCTGCCGGCACGAGTTGGTTTAGTGCCGGCGGGATGGGAATACTGTTGCGTTCAATTGTCGCGCCAACTGCACTGGCTTGACAGAGTTGCACGATAGCATCTGCTAATCCATCGCTGCTATCCATGCCAGCTACAGGGATTGGAGATTCTTGACCAAAAATTTCCCAAAGTAGCGGCAATACATCTAATCTGGGTTTGGGGCGCTGGTGAGCGAGTGTGAGGCTGTCTCGCTCAGCCGACTGAAGATTTTGACCAAATTCTGGGTGCAGTAATAATTCTAAACCGGCCCGGGAGGCTCCGTGGCAGCCGGTGACGATAATGGCATCTCCAGGTTGCGCTGCACCACGGCGGATGATCCGATTCGGGTAAGCTTGACCAAAGGCGGTGATCGAGAGAGTAATTATCGGGGAACGGACAATATCGCCGCCGACGATGGGGGTGTTGTGCTGGTGCAGGCAGCTCTGCATTCCGTGATAAAGTCTTTCAACCCAACTGACGGGGGTGGTGCCGGTGATGCCTAAACCCACCGTAATCCCTGCCGGTTGTGCTCCCATTGCTGCGAGATCCGATAAATTAGCCGCAGCAGCACGCCAGCCGGCATCTTCTGGGGATGTTGTACCTTCGCTAAAATGAACGCCATCTACCAACATATCGGTTGTTATTACTAACTGTTGTGCCGGTAACAAATTCATTACCGCCGCATCATCTCCCACCATATCTGGAGGACAGAATTTGTGTAATCGTTTTAAGAGTCCCTGTTCTCCAATATCTTGAACTTGTAAGGACGGGGGATTATCGGTCACGAGTTTTTACAACAATGCCGGTTTAATATTCTTGAATATTATTTTACTGTATTAAGTATATGTTAGATTGATTTCAACATGACTTTTATCTCAATTAAAAACAAAATTTCTTGAATCAGCTATATTTAGAATGGGCGATTAAATAAAATCATTGAATAAGCAAAATCCAGATTAAACAAGCCAAAATTAGCTCAGTTAGAGGCTCTCACTATGCAACTTACAACGGAACAAATAATTTACCCATCCAGTGACGATAAGCCAATGGCAGATAGTACAATTCAGTACAGATGGATTACCCAAATAAAGGGCGGCTGTGACGCAATCTTTAAAGATGACCCAAATGTATTTGTAGCCGGCGATCTATTTTGGTATCCGGTAGAGGGAAATTCCAACATCTGCCAAGCCCCTGATGTAATGGTGGTGTTTGGTAGAGGCAAAAGTGATCGTAAATCTTACAGACAGTGGCACGAAGAAAATATTACTCCCCAAGTCATCTTTGAAGTGCGCTCAGAAAGCGACAGTCAGACAAAGATGGATAAAAAGTTAGTATTTTATAACCGCTATGGAGTCGAAGAATATTACTTGTATGATCCAGCGGATAAAGATTTGAGGGGATGGCGGCGCACGGACGGATTATTAGATGTTATTGATCCGATGATCGGCTGGGTTTCTCCTCGTTTGGGGGTGCGGTTTGAGTTGGGTGATGAGGGGTTGGAACTTTACGCACCTAATGGGGAAAAGTTTGTTGATTATCTGGAGTTATATCAGCAAAGAGAGCAGGAACGACAGGAGAAGGAATTAGCGCAACAACGAGCGGAACGATTAGCCGCGCAGTTAAGAGCGGCAGGAATTGAACCGGAGGCGTGAATTGTTAATTGCTGTAATATTTCAAGCGATTTGTATATCGGCATCTTCTGAAGTGGGAAGGGTGCCGATTTTTACTTGGATGGGGCTTTGTTACGTTATTTGAAGAGAAGCGCAAGTATAGCGGTAGGGTAAGTGTCTAATTAGCTAAAAAATTGCGGAAAATACGGATTATTTGCCAACCTACAAAGCGTTACCCTGAAAGCAAATCCAAGGTTATACGCTTTTTTTATGACACAACCAAATTTCTGGCAATCACTGACAAAAACAGCGACAGGGTTTGGAGAAACAATTAGTAACGCTGCCGCACAAGCAACACAAGCGGCAACAGATACGGCAGCCAAAGCCGGCGAAGCGATTAGCAGTGCGGCATCAGGCACAGCAGCCAAAGCCGGTGAAGCCATTGGCAGTGCGGCATCAGGCACAGCAGCCAAAGCCGGCGAAGCCATTGGCAGTGCGGCATCAGGAGCATCGATAGCTGTAGCAAAAACCGCAGCGAAAGCTGGCGAAGCTATCAGCAATGGGGCATCAGGGGCAACCGTAGCGGCAACGGAAACCGCACTCAAGGCAAAAGGATTTTTCAGCAGTGCGGCATCAGGAGCAACTGCGGCGGCAACAGAGAAAGCAGCCAAAGCCGGCGAAGCCATTGGCAGCGCGGTATCAGAGGCAAGTCAAGCCGTCGTTGGGAAATCTTTAGGAGTAAGTGGAGTCGTTGCCGGCGCTGCCTCTGGTGCCGGTAAAGCAGTTGTGGGGAAAGCGACGGAAGTTGGCGGTGCAATCGCTAACACTGCATCCAAAGCCGGTCAAACTGTTGCTAAAAAAGCGACAAATGCAGCTGCACCTATTATGGATGCTACTGGAAAAAAAATTCAAAATGCTAAAAACGTAACAACTGATTGGCTAATTCGCTTCATAGATAAAGTGGATGTTCCTAAAGCCGAAGCTGAAGTGAGACAGCTACAGCAGCAGTATCCTAACGAAGAACCAAGAAAAATTGCTCATCGTTTGATGGTAGATAAAACGGTGCTTGCAGCCGGCTCAGGTTTGGCTAGCAACTTAGTGCCAGGAGCAGCACTGGCAATGGCAGGCGTTGATTTGGCAGCGATGACTGCTCTTTCAGCAGAATTGATTTATCAGATCGCTGCTGCTTATGGGCAGGATTTGCAATCGAGCGCTCGCAAAGGCGAAGTTATCACAATCTTCACTTTGTCTATGAGTGGAACTTTAGCGCTTGAAGCCGGCTTGGGCTGGTTGGGA is a genomic window containing:
- a CDS encoding SGNH/GDSL hydrolase family protein — its product is MFKSKRGIYQTRRPFPKPLAILLSIPVALIVLEILLRILTAITGFSDELAGYEAERKIVTAYRLKFLNQAQVPYDGLSNRGSLIAQGNELLGYKLAKNQQSDFWRINEQGFRADEPVALQKPPGEIRIFVLGGAAAFGYLSLNNQTTLAGQLEQRLNQQTGKQQPNSEKTPSENEQGDTSASSVPIRQGQYRVINAGVPGYTSGNEAVQLALDILAYKPDLILVLNGYEDLMLPSTQQGADIPGVQTFLQNASTHFSASVTQGWQNWITQSYLLKGVQYWILRPHEAPLKNYANQLSLVADNSVLPPAKHLAGDTEELQRRVGRYRHHLQQMARLTAAANVPLIVAVQPEITGRGQNNPIPDEREILDQLGKSYAQGVEAGFSQLGAVVKDVEREFPKNVTALNLYNFYADFRDPAFQDAVHLSDVANTELANRLSESVSKALQTQTKPQN
- a CDS encoding response regulator transcription factor, producing the protein MPLTILVVDDDPGTRLAISHYLEMSGYSVITAENGQEALKMVDEYQPHLMVTDIIMPRMDGYQLVRQVRQRPAFRLLPVIFLTARTNTEERIRGYQLGCDIYLPKPFELDELGAVIRNLLERSQLIQSEWRFSYPDTLRSPNGSVLPSHLPQAEASEAKPIPATDSEPVLPLTQREQEVLDLLTVGLSNVQIGECLHLSPRTVEKYVSSLLRKTSTSNRAELVRFAMEHHLVK
- the murB gene encoding UDP-N-acetylmuramate dehydrogenase codes for the protein MTLSYDPPSVFKTASVTATPEANFLKPDSPISLPGTNCQIKSQVSLATLTSFRVGGPAEWYIAPRHLDDLQASFEWAVAEGVPITLLGAGSNLLVSDHGLDGLVICTRHLRHSHFDAETGQVTAAAGEPLVRLAWQAAERGWEGLEWAVGIPGTVGGAVVMNAGAHGGCTAEILVNAHVFSPSGTVDILTAPDLGYSYRSSQLQGGDRLVSQATFQLRPGAEPAKVMAITAQHLKERQTTQPYHLPSCGSVFRNPNPLKAAWLIEQAGLKGYQIGGAQVAQRHANFILNCGGATANEIFQLIRYVQEQVEQRWSLCLEPEVKILGEFQPI
- a CDS encoding low molecular weight protein-tyrosine-phosphatase; this encodes MPYKLLFVCLGNICRSPAAENIMNHLIAEADLSEQIICESAGTASYHVGNPPDRRMVAAASQRGMKFLGEARQFQKIDFEQFDLILAMDGENYRDIISLDPAGKYRDKVRMMCDFCTQHKDKEVPDPYYGGSDGFNYVIDLLSDACQGLLQYIINNQASNSRAKG
- a CDS encoding YbaB/EbfC family nucleoid-associated protein, yielding MSKGQGFGFGLGKMKELTEAFKKAQQVQEGAKKLQEELDQMEIEGQAGGGLVKVIVSGNQEPRGVVISPDALGEGADVVSELVTIAMQDAYNKSTTTMRERMEELTGGLNLPGL
- a CDS encoding glucose-6-phosphate isomerase, which codes for MDASKALWQRYQHWLYYHEGLEFYVDVSRMRFDDAFVEARRAQFEKAFKNMADLEGGAIANPDENRMVGHYWLRDPDLAPAPELKQEIVETLEQIEAFTQKIHSGSIHPPDAPKFTDVLSIGIGGSALGPEFVAAALAPDVPPMAIHFIDNTDPAGIDSLLTQIQDRLPTTLVLVISKSGGTPDTRNGMIEVQKAFANRQLNFAKHAVAITGHDSTLDKLAKSEGWLTTFPMHDWVGGRTSELSAVGLLPAALQGIDIHAMLAGAKEMDAATRKPQIKGNPAALLALSWYYAGNGKGEKDMVVLPYKDSLLLFSRYLQQLVMESLGKEKDLDGNIVHQGIAVYGNKGSTDQHAYVQQLRDGVPNFFLTFIEVLEDRQGPSPEVEPGITSGDYLCGFLLGTRQALYENQRDSITVTIPQVNPRTVGALIALYERAVSLYGFLVNVNAYHQPGVEAGKKAAAVILDLQKRVLQVLQTESQPLSLEAIADKANAPDQIEAIYKILRHLAANDRQGVKLHGTLGEPASLKVVVT